A genome region from Arachidicoccus soli includes the following:
- a CDS encoding vWA domain-containing protein produces MLTNWLQHTDFAYPWVLVLLLFIPLIAYVYSRRGKKLKASLPISSTRFINKTRTLKTQLKPLPFILRLLALAFLIVALARPRDKFTETETNGKGIDIVLCFDISGSMTERDFVPNRLEAAKEVATNFVQERPGDRIGITIFSNISFTLCPITTDHNMVLQQIQKINSGYLQEEGTAIGSGLATSIDRLQYSKAKSKIIILLTDGVDFGGKVSPDIATSMAKTFGIRVYTIGIGSNKQIEETVQTPFGPQVQKHQLEFNPALLKNIASQTGGQYFQAEDKESLQKIYSSINQLEKSDIKISTYNRYEEKFLPWLIIGLIFLFVEIIFRYTVLRRFP; encoded by the coding sequence ATGCTCACTAATTGGCTACAACATACAGATTTTGCATATCCATGGGTATTGGTACTTTTGTTATTCATCCCCCTAATTGCCTATGTGTATTCCCGAAGAGGGAAAAAACTGAAGGCAAGTTTGCCAATATCCTCTACCAGATTTATAAACAAAACAAGGACATTAAAGACACAATTAAAACCATTACCCTTTATTTTACGCCTTTTAGCGTTGGCTTTTTTAATTGTTGCTTTAGCTAGACCAAGAGATAAGTTTACAGAAACTGAAACCAATGGCAAAGGAATAGATATTGTACTCTGTTTTGACATTAGTGGAAGTATGACGGAACGTGATTTTGTTCCTAACAGATTGGAAGCTGCAAAGGAAGTTGCGACTAATTTCGTACAAGAACGCCCTGGTGACCGCATAGGCATTACCATTTTTAGCAATATTAGTTTTACACTTTGTCCGATAACCACCGATCATAATATGGTTTTGCAACAAATTCAAAAAATCAATAGTGGTTATTTACAAGAAGAAGGGACAGCTATTGGCTCTGGATTGGCAACAAGTATTGACAGGCTTCAATATAGTAAGGCAAAAAGTAAAATCATTATTCTATTGACAGATGGTGTAGACTTCGGAGGTAAGGTTTCCCCAGATATTGCAACTTCTATGGCCAAGACATTCGGTATAAGAGTGTACACAATAGGTATAGGTAGCAATAAACAAATTGAAGAAACAGTGCAAACGCCTTTTGGTCCTCAAGTGCAGAAACATCAACTGGAATTTAATCCTGCTTTACTTAAAAATATTGCATCCCAAACAGGGGGGCAATATTTTCAAGCGGAGGATAAAGAATCATTGCAAAAAATTTATTCTAGCATTAATCAATTAGAAAAATCTGATATAAAAATCAGTACTTATAATCGATACGAAGAAAAGTTTCTACCTTGGTTGATTATTGGTCTTATTTTCCTTTTTGTAGAAATAATATTCCGATACACAGTATTGCGAAGGTTTCCGTGA
- the nhaA gene encoding Na+/H+ antiporter NhaA, whose product MTNLSIGKKIRYTLINFIQDSRSVGILLLLCTILSLILANNSFTTVAYRHFWELEIPLFESLHLPHGILHFINDGLMAVFFFMAGMEIKRELVGGELSSPQQALLPTIAAVSGVVVPTIIFLLFNKGTDFAHGWGIPTATDIAFSLGIAALLGKRVPMSLRVFLTALAIIDDLCAIFIIALFYGANVHGLWLLGVAIFILLIILLNKIKKPKLEFLRFLFGLALWFCMFHSGIHATVAGVIFAFLVPVELLNVYENKIHVFVNFFIIPIFALANTAILLKISLADFMQSTLSWGIILGLLIGKPLGILASCYFMVKRKWAVLPAGSSWHQFIGVAMLAGIGFTMSIFVSSLAFDDIGAQDIAKIAIILASFIAMLLGFVWLRMTSKTASES is encoded by the coding sequence ATGACAAATCTATCTATAGGCAAAAAAATACGGTATACTTTAATTAACTTCATACAGGATAGCCGTTCGGTGGGAATCCTGTTATTATTATGTACAATTCTATCCTTAATTCTCGCCAACAATAGCTTTACAACAGTTGCTTATCGGCATTTTTGGGAACTGGAAATACCTCTTTTTGAAAGCCTGCATCTGCCTCATGGCATTTTACATTTCATCAATGATGGGCTAATGGCCGTTTTCTTTTTTATGGCTGGCATGGAAATAAAAAGAGAATTGGTGGGTGGAGAACTATCATCACCGCAACAAGCATTGCTTCCCACAATTGCTGCAGTAAGCGGTGTAGTAGTGCCAACTATTATCTTTTTACTCTTCAATAAAGGAACTGATTTTGCGCATGGTTGGGGCATTCCTACTGCTACCGATATTGCCTTTTCCTTAGGTATAGCTGCACTTCTAGGGAAAAGAGTGCCCATGTCTCTTCGTGTTTTTTTAACCGCACTTGCCATTATAGATGATTTGTGTGCTATATTTATTATTGCATTGTTTTATGGCGCAAATGTTCACGGGTTGTGGCTTCTGGGTGTAGCTATTTTTATTTTGTTAATAATTCTTCTTAATAAAATAAAGAAACCCAAGTTAGAGTTTTTACGCTTTTTGTTTGGTTTAGCTTTATGGTTTTGTATGTTTCATTCAGGTATCCATGCTACAGTTGCAGGTGTTATTTTTGCCTTTTTAGTCCCCGTTGAATTATTAAATGTTTATGAAAATAAAATCCACGTATTTGTCAACTTCTTCATTATCCCAATTTTTGCGCTAGCCAATACAGCCATCCTTTTAAAAATTAGCTTAGCAGACTTCATGCAATCCACACTTTCTTGGGGCATTATTTTAGGGTTATTAATTGGTAAACCATTGGGCATTCTGGCTTCTTGTTATTTTATGGTCAAACGAAAATGGGCTGTTTTGCCGGCAGGGTCCAGCTGGCATCAATTTATTGGCGTAGCTATGCTAGCGGGCATTGGATTTACGATGTCTATTTTTGTTTCTTCACTTGCTTTTGATGATATAGGCGCACAGGACATAGCCAAAATAGCCATTATCCTAGCATCATTTATCGCAATGTTATTAGGATTTGTCTGGTTACGAATGACTTCAAAAACTGCAAGCGAATCCTGA
- a CDS encoding OstA-like protein, with translation MNRNKKIKHIYLKFFVSIMFLLIGTNGLLYAQQPAKSIANTPKKDTSSTPLNDIIIIHSDRTIYRKLDDTTALKILSGHVEVKQKSTLFYCDSLMLNPTTRILEAYGHVHINDNDSVNIYADFLRYQGVERKAFLKNNVKLTDSKSTLTTTQLDYDLNTKVAVYTLGGKLINGSSVLTSLGGVYYGDTRDANFTTNVLLVDPQYTIATDTLLYNTYSKIATFTVPTKITSGKYKKIITSDGYYDLINKKSYLGKRPIIIDSSSTLIADEVAADDKSGFGEARGKVIFKDTAQGIVLLCNDLKTNRVQSSFLATVNPVMILKQGADSVFIAADTLYSARYADDSLDQKTAAKDQSVNNPTDTIQVPVPSSHISIKPDSTSQIPDTTVQKKIIPAFKKIGKTFVWAKDSTNGSSENKEQRSSIKDGENHSNKRNLFGLFKRKINEDTHASGAKDSLPNSKKVDRVNVGKRTPSIIDSARDAKLKPAIIDSVALKNQPLGIDMTPSSSVNKKDSIKQEDNKSRFLEAYYNVRIYSDSLQGIGDSLYYSSRDSLFQLFKKPTVWTTSNNQISQISGDTINLYTENNKPHYLKVWRNAIMISQADTLHIDATSEYFNQISGNSIESWFTDGQIDSISAKGNAQLVFYLLDAYNKYIGVDVQSSRNFNFYFKNKALQRAVGLYDVVGKTYPMRQVDHKSIRLNHFDWLDDKRPKSKYELLAH, from the coding sequence ATGAATAGAAATAAAAAAATAAAACATATCTATTTGAAATTTTTTGTCTCTATTATGTTCTTATTAATAGGAACGAATGGGTTATTATATGCTCAACAACCCGCTAAATCCATAGCAAATACTCCTAAAAAAGATACAAGTTCCACACCTTTAAATGATATTATAATTATCCATTCCGATAGAACAATTTATCGAAAATTAGACGATACAACAGCCCTAAAAATTCTCAGCGGTCATGTAGAAGTTAAACAAAAAAGTACTTTATTTTATTGTGATAGTTTAATGCTCAATCCGACTACGCGTATTTTGGAGGCATATGGTCATGTGCATATTAATGATAATGACAGCGTAAATATTTATGCAGATTTCTTACGCTATCAAGGCGTGGAAAGAAAAGCTTTTCTGAAAAACAATGTAAAACTTACAGATTCTAAAAGTACACTTACAACTACACAATTGGACTATGATCTAAATACCAAAGTTGCTGTTTATACGCTTGGCGGTAAGTTAATTAATGGAAGCAGTGTACTTACAAGTCTAGGGGGTGTTTATTATGGAGATACGCGCGACGCCAATTTTACAACGAATGTTTTGTTAGTAGATCCTCAATATACAATAGCTACGGATACTTTGTTGTATAACACCTATTCTAAAATAGCTACATTTACAGTACCGACAAAAATCACAAGCGGTAAGTATAAAAAAATTATAACTTCTGATGGATATTATGACCTAATCAATAAAAAATCTTATTTAGGTAAACGCCCGATAATTATTGATAGCAGTTCCACTTTAATCGCAGATGAAGTTGCAGCAGACGACAAGAGTGGTTTTGGGGAGGCTCGAGGTAAAGTCATTTTTAAAGATACTGCACAAGGGATTGTACTACTTTGTAACGATTTAAAAACAAATAGAGTTCAATCCTCCTTCCTAGCCACGGTGAACCCTGTCATGATTTTAAAACAAGGAGCTGATTCTGTGTTTATAGCCGCCGATACATTATACTCAGCAAGATATGCAGATGATTCTTTAGACCAGAAAACTGCAGCAAAGGATCAAAGTGTAAACAATCCAACGGACACGATACAAGTACCCGTACCCTCTTCTCACATCAGCATAAAACCTGATTCCACAAGTCAAATTCCAGATACAACAGTTCAGAAAAAAATAATCCCTGCATTTAAGAAAATAGGAAAAACATTTGTTTGGGCTAAAGATTCTACTAATGGTAGCTCCGAAAATAAAGAGCAGCGATCATCCATTAAAGACGGAGAAAATCATTCTAATAAACGAAACTTGTTTGGATTGTTTAAACGGAAGATTAATGAAGATACCCATGCATCAGGGGCGAAGGATTCCCTACCTAATTCAAAAAAAGTAGATAGAGTAAATGTTGGAAAGAGGACTCCTTCTATTATTGATAGTGCTAGAGATGCAAAATTAAAGCCTGCTATCATAGATTCCGTCGCTTTAAAGAATCAACCTCTGGGGATTGACATGACTCCAAGTTCGAGTGTCAATAAAAAGGACTCTATAAAACAAGAAGATAACAAAAGTCGGTTTTTAGAAGCTTATTACAATGTACGCATTTACAGCGATTCGCTGCAGGGCATCGGCGACAGTTTATATTATTCTTCTCGAGATTCCTTATTCCAATTATTTAAAAAACCAACAGTCTGGACCACCTCAAACAACCAAATATCTCAGATTTCGGGAGATACTATAAACTTATATACTGAGAACAATAAACCGCATTATTTAAAAGTTTGGCGCAATGCAATTATGATTAGCCAGGCCGATACTTTACACATAGATGCGACAAGTGAATATTTTAATCAGATATCCGGAAACTCCATCGAATCTTGGTTTACAGATGGTCAGATAGATAGTATTTCTGCAAAAGGAAATGCGCAACTTGTGTTTTACTTATTAGATGCTTACAATAAATATATTGGAGTGGATGTACAAAGTTCCCGCAACTTTAATTTCTATTTTAAAAATAAAGCCCTGCAACGTGCTGTTGGTTTGTACGATGTAGTCGGTAAAACATATCCAATGCGGCAGGTTGATCATAAATCCATAAGATTAAATCATTTCGATTGGCTTGATGATAAACGGCCCAAATCAAAATACGAATTGCTAGCGCACTGA
- a CDS encoding MlaD family protein, whose product MKINNETKIGALTIVAIVFLFLGFNFLKGKSIFKNGFYLYAKFPESKGIVGSNPVFINGFQAGTVSEVSASKDLKEILVEIKLNQDYNIPDSSLANINSNPLGTSSVEITLGKSTKFLSTKDTLITSLTPGFLGMVGSQIKPLAEQAKNTLQDFDSVMLNINQILDSTGKENLQQIIVNLNNITQGLVTTTHSFNEALNFQTGAFAGIVRNFDDFSKNLAANNGKLDSIMTNMQKTTNNLSEADIKGVMDKLKGSVDSLNLVFAKINSTDGTLGAIINSKELYNNLNTTTNSLRILLDDLRVHPKRYVNISVFGKKDKGNYLVKPLPQDTLSSSTQK is encoded by the coding sequence ATGAAGATAAATAATGAAACAAAAATCGGTGCTCTAACGATTGTAGCCATTGTGTTTCTATTTTTAGGATTTAACTTTTTAAAAGGCAAGAGCATATTTAAAAATGGGTTTTATTTATATGCTAAATTCCCTGAATCAAAAGGTATTGTCGGATCAAATCCAGTATTCATTAACGGTTTTCAGGCAGGAACCGTTTCCGAAGTATCAGCAAGTAAGGATCTTAAAGAAATTTTGGTCGAAATAAAACTTAATCAAGATTATAATATTCCTGACAGCTCTTTAGCAAATATCAACAGCAACCCACTGGGAACGTCTAGTGTAGAAATTACATTGGGAAAATCAACAAAATTTCTGTCTACCAAAGACACTTTGATAACTTCTCTCACTCCCGGATTTTTAGGAATGGTAGGGAGTCAAATAAAACCATTGGCGGAGCAAGCAAAAAACACTTTGCAGGATTTTGACTCAGTAATGCTGAATATCAATCAAATATTAGATTCCACCGGAAAAGAAAATCTGCAACAAATTATTGTCAACCTTAACAATATTACGCAGGGATTGGTCACAACTACCCATTCATTTAATGAAGCACTTAATTTCCAAACAGGTGCATTCGCAGGTATCGTTAGAAATTTTGATGACTTTTCAAAGAACCTAGCAGCCAATAATGGAAAGCTCGATTCTATTATGACAAACATGCAGAAAACGACGAATAATCTTTCAGAGGCTGATATTAAAGGTGTGATGGATAAGCTCAAAGGGTCAGTAGATAGTTTGAATTTAGTATTTGCTAAAATAAATTCAACCGATGGCACATTAGGCGCTATTATTAACAGTAAAGAATTATATAACAATCTTAATACAACAACAAACAGTTTACGCATTCTATTAGACGATTTACGCGTACATCCGAAAAGATATGTAAACATATCGGTTTTTGGCAAAAAAGATAAAGGTAACTATCTTGTAAAACCCTTACCGCAAGACACTTTATCTAGTTCAACCCAAAAATAA